TATCAAGCCTAAGCCGACTGCTTAATGCCGCAGTGTGTTAACTAAGCAGTTTGTTAACTAACAAGGCGTCTTTCATTTTCATGGCGCAGGTTTTTAGGGTTAAAGGTTATCTATGTCTATTGCAAAGTACCACCGCCGACTGGCACACTCGATCGAATTAGATGAGCCATTGCTCGAGCTGCTGGTGCCTGTAGAACGCTGGCTCGATACTTTGGCAGTGCGTAACCACTCCGAGCATACCCTAAGTGCTTATTTTGCTGGAGTAAGTCAGTTAGCGCTATATTTACGTGGCAAAAAACTGACATGGACACGCTGTGATAAGCGTCAATTGGCACAGCATATTAGTCAGCGTTTAGATGAAGATAAGCTGGCGCTGGCAAGCGTACAACAAGAGTTGTCGGCCATTCGTCATTTTTATGGTTGGCTGATTGAAGAGGGGTTGGCACGTATCAATCCAGCGACTGGTTATCAGCTCAAACGTAGCCCTAGACCGCTGCCTTCTATTGCTGATATAGATTTGCTAACGCAATTGTTAGATCAGCCTATACCTGATACCCCAGAACAAGCACGGTTGTGGCTGCGTGATAAAGCGATGTTTGAGCTGCTCTATAGCAGCGGCTTACGGGTAGGCGAGCTGGTAGCGCTCGATATGATGGATATAGATTTAACCGACTTACGAGTGCGCGTTACTGGCAAGGGTAACAAAACTCGCCTAGTGCCTATCGGTGAAAAGGCAGCGACTGCTATCAAACGTTATTTGCCGCATCGTCATTTATGGGTAGAGCAGCAGGATAATGCGTTATTTATTAGTGAAAAGCTCGGGACCCGGCTGTCGACACGAGCGGTACAGCAGCGCCTAAAAGTAGCCGCAGCCCGTGCCGGCATTGCCCAAAATATGTATCCGCATCTACTGCGCCACTGCTTTGCCTCGCATCTCTTATCAGGCAGTGGTGATCTGCGTGCCGTACAGGAAATGCTAGGGCACAGTGATATTGGCACCACCCAGATCTATACTCATGTCGATTTTGCTAAGCTAACCCAAGTCTATGACCGTGCTCACCCTCGAGCTATTCACATTCAAAATGAAGCAGAATGAGCAGGAGGTGTTTTATGCTAAACGATGGCATTGAAAAATAGGCATTTTCTCTCTACCTTGCTGCTGGGCTTGTCTATCTAAAGTACCCCATACCAAAGCATAATTATCAGTGTTATTGCCAGCCGCTAGCGGTTCATGTCCAAGACTACTATGCCCATAGCGGTCTATAAGGTTGCCACTAAAATCAGTAATCGCCGTATGCCCCCAAGTTTGACGCACCTTACCGCCTTTATAATGATGATTCCCGCCTTGTGCAGCACCAATCACCATGCATTGACTATCTAAAGCGCGTGCTTGCAGCAATAGCGACCAGTGGGCTTGACCGGTCATATAAGTAAAAGCCGAGGGCGCACTAAGCATATCAGCGCCTGCTTGCCGCAAACGCTGGGCCAATGCTGGAAAACGTAAATCAAAGCAAACCATCATGCC
This sequence is a window from Psychrobacter jeotgali. Protein-coding genes within it:
- a CDS encoding tyrosine recombinase XerC — its product is MSIAKYHRRLAHSIELDEPLLELLVPVERWLDTLAVRNHSEHTLSAYFAGVSQLALYLRGKKLTWTRCDKRQLAQHISQRLDEDKLALASVQQELSAIRHFYGWLIEEGLARINPATGYQLKRSPRPLPSIADIDLLTQLLDQPIPDTPEQARLWLRDKAMFELLYSSGLRVGELVALDMMDIDLTDLRVRVTGKGNKTRLVPIGEKAATAIKRYLPHRHLWVEQQDNALFISEKLGTRLSTRAVQQRLKVAAARAGIAQNMYPHLLRHCFASHLLSGSGDLRAVQEMLGHSDIGTTQIYTHVDFAKLTQVYDRAHPRAIHIQNEAE